In Gemmatimonadota bacterium, the sequence AGCCGCTCCGGAGCGCCGCCCTCGAGTGGCACGCGATACAGCGCGCGGCGCGTCGCGTTTTCGGGGGAGGCGATGTAATAGACGTGCGCGTCGGTGATGCGCTGCACGCTGATCACGTCCTCCCCGGCCGGGGTCAGGGCACGCGGATCGCCGCCATCCCGGGCGATCCGCCAGAGCCTCCGCCAGCCGTCGTGCTCGCTCGCCCACAGGAAGGAACGCCCCTCGTCCAGCCAGTGCAGCACGTTGACCGCGGCCCTGACGTTGATCCAGCCGTCGTCGTCCGTCTCCCCGTAGATCGAACGCACCGCACCGGAGGCCGCGTCGCCCAGATAGATCGTCAGGGTCTGCTGAAGGCGATCCAGGTGCTGCATGACGATCTCGTCCGAACTCGCCGCCCAGTCCATGCGCGCGATGTAGTTGTTGCGGGGATCGCCGGGGACGTCCATCCACACCGGCTCGCCGCCATCCGCCGCCACCACGCCGACGCGCGCGGCGGAGTTGGTCTCACCCGCCTTGGGATACTGAATGGGGGTGACGTAGGAATAGAGCGAATCGGTGTAGTTGATGAGCAGGAAATCGCGCACGCCCTCCGCATCCAGCTGCCAGAACGCGACACGCTGGCCGTCGGGGCTCCAGCGCCAGCCGTCCCGGTTGCCGAATTCCTCCTCGTAGACCCAGTCGAAGGTGCCGTTGATGATCGTGCGCGAGCCGTCATCGGTAAGCCGCGTCGTGCGCCCGCTTTCGACCTCCTCCACGTACAGGTCGTTCTGGTCGTAACGCACGTAGCCCACGCGCCTCCCGTCGGGCGAGAACTTGGCGAACATCAGCGTCGACTCGGGGGCGTCTCCGCCCAACCGGCGGAGCGAGCCGGTCCGGCGGTCCAGGACCCAGTAGTCGCCGCGGGTATTGGCGCGCCACACGCGCGCAGTATTGGTGAATATCAGCAGACGACTCTGGTCGGCGGACCAGTCGTAGTCGCGCACTCCGAGCGGCTCCGATCCCTCCGCGGGGACGAGCTCACCGGCGGGCACCAGCACGGTGCGTTCGCCGCTTGCCGCGTCGTAGCGGACGATGTCCACGCCGCCCTCGACGTCCTCGGATTCCTCGACGCGAGTGTAGGCGTCGCCCGCGGGCGTCCACTCCGTGGGGCCGAGCCCCGCGCCGGCGAAGTCCCGGCTGCCCCAGATCCGCTCGACCGTCACGAGCGCGGGGTCGGCTGCGTCCTGAGCGGACAGCGCCAGGGGAAAAGCGAGGAGCGCGGCGAGAATCAGAATCGGCATGTGTCGACTGGGTCGCGGGGCATGTGTTCGTCGGTGATGGGACACCGCCGACGACCGTACCGCTGCGCATGATAAGGAGGGCTCCGACTCTTGCCCACCCGGCCCGCGCGGTGTGCTTGCGACAAATTAGCAAGTTCGCTAAGTACGTAACAATGGAAGAACACGAACGCCTGCTGTCCGCGCTCGCGTGCGACAAGAGACTCCTGGTGCTGGAGTGGCTGAAGGACCCCACCAAGCACTTCCCGCCGCAGGTCGACGGAGACCTGGAGCGGGACGGCGTGTGCTCGGTGTTTCTGGCGGAGAAGCTCGGCGTAAGCCAGCCGACT encodes:
- a CDS encoding S9 family peptidase, whose translation is MPILILAALLAFPLALSAQDAADPALVTVERIWGSRDFAGAGLGPTEWTPAGDAYTRVEESEDVEGGVDIVRYDAASGERTVLVPAGELVPAEGSEPLGVRDYDWSADQSRLLIFTNTARVWRANTRGDYWVLDRRTGSLRRLGGDAPESTLMFAKFSPDGRRVGYVRYDQNDLYVEEVESGRTTRLTDDGSRTIINGTFDWVYEEEFGNRDGWRWSPDGQRVAFWQLDAEGVRDFLLINYTDSLYSYVTPIQYPKAGETNSAARVGVVAADGGEPVWMDVPGDPRNNYIARMDWAASSDEIVMQHLDRLQQTLTIYLGDAASGAVRSIYGETDDDGWINVRAAVNVLHWLDEGRSFLWASEHDGWRRLWRIARDGGDPRALTPAGEDVISVQRITDAHVYYIASPENATRRALYRVPLEGGAPERLTPPGAPGWNGYDVSPNGGWALHSGSSFGAPGETRLVRLPEHATQRTLVDNASQKAAVSALDRGEVEFFTVDADGVELDGWIMKPTDFDPAREYPMLLYVYGEPAGQRVTDSWGGSNYLWHLMLTQRGYLVASIDPRGTPAPKGSEWRKAIYRKIGTLTSRDIAAGTRAITAWPYVDEDRVGIWGWSGGGSQTLNALFRYPDVFDVGISVAPVPDVRLYDTIYQERYMGLPQDNPEDYEESSPLTWAGQLEGDLLLVHGTGDDNVHYQGTERLINALIGANKPFDVMVYPNRTHGIFEGRNTRLHLYSLMTRFLTEHLRPGPGEAVPATE
- a CDS encoding helix-turn-helix domain-containing protein, with translation MEEHERLLSALACDKRLLVLEWLKDPTKHFPPQVDGDLERDGVCSVFLAEKLGVSQPTTSRHMKLLVDAGLVRPTRIKQWTFYRRNPEGIARARGLIKEVL